The sequence AAATACAGAGGAGTTATTGAGTTTGGAAGGTATGGCGGCGGTAATATAACGGCTGTAAATGTTTTAACAATGGACGAATATCTTTATGGCGTTGTACCTAGTGAAATGCCGTCCTCATGGGAAATTGAAGCTCTTAAGGCGCAGGCGGTTGCCGCAAGGACATATACGGCTTCATATATGGGACGTCATTCTTCATCAGGATATGACGTGTGCGACAACGTACATTGTCAGGCATATTTAGGATATGATCAGGAAAAAGAAACGACAAACAGGGCTGTCGATGAAACGAGCGGAGAAGGGGCATATTATGACGGCAAGCTTATTAACGCTGTATTTTTTGCTTCAAGCGGCGGAGCAACTGACGATGGAGTTAACGTATGGGTAAACGATCTGCCGTATTTAAAAGGGGTTCCCGAAATAAATGAAACTGGCGTAGGGGTTTGGACACGCACATATACTGCAAGTGAAATGGAAAGTATACTTGCGGGGAAAGGTATAAATATAGGAAATATTATTGATATTGAAATAACTAAAACTTCCCAATACGGACGCGTATTAGAACTGACAATAACGGGAACAGAGGGAACTAAAAAGCTTGAGAAAGAAGAAACCAGGACTATCTTCAGCCAGACTTCTCAAGGAAGCCTTCCCAGCCGTATGTACACTGTAAATGGGCGCGGCGGTGCGGTTATTAAAGACGACGGTGGCGAAATAAGTACTCCAAATACGGACAGTTCGGCTGAAAATAAAGGCTCTCAAAGCGTTTATGTAAAGTCAAGTTCGGATATGGGTGAAATTGACTTTGACAATGCATACATAATGGGGGGAGGAAACAGCGAACTTGTCATAGGCCGAGAAGTTTCTGGAGTGCATGCTATCGGGAAAGGGAATGACATAACGGAAATAGAGGGCATATCTGAAATTACGGTTAATGACACACAGACTTTTACTGCCGCCGACGATAAATTTATATTTGAAGGAAAGGGCAACGGGCATGGCGTAGGTATGAGCCAGTACGGTGCAAACGGTATGGCGGCTATAGGATATAAGTATGACGAAATATTAAAATATTATTATACAGGCATCACTGTAGAATAACAACTGATAGGGGATTTAAAATGAAGACAAGCGATTTTAACTATTTCCTCCCGGAAGAATTAATTGCGCAGGAGCCCTTAAATGACAGAGCTTCTTCAAGGCTTATGGTAATGGACAGGCAAACGGGAGAAATAAAACATACTGTATTTAAAAGTATAACACAATATTTGAAAAAGGGCGATTGCCTTGTTATAAACGATACTAAAGTGCTCCCGGCGAGGCTTATAGGCCGGCGGAAAAATACAGGCGCCAGAATCGAAGTGCTTTTG is a genomic window of Anaerotignum faecicola containing:
- a CDS encoding SpoIID/LytB domain-containing protein, with the translated sequence MKKRGLIFFIFAFLIVYSGVCRAYDMPDYVRVGIENGFKEVSSVPIGNNNIKIGIGHEGDFSAEAELLAESSFSVNVPSGNIIDVNEFYGSYEDALDACADIEKLWGYAAVPAFVGEELWGVYICGETDAKRAAGDVGGKVISDTSSVMVLKDGGKDKIVFNGIFPQIAASEGNTTAIGSRKYRGVIEFGRYGGGNITAVNVLTMDEYLYGVVPSEMPSSWEIEALKAQAVAARTYTASYMGRHSSSGYDVCDNVHCQAYLGYDQEKETTNRAVDETSGEGAYYDGKLINAVFFASSGGATDDGVNVWVNDLPYLKGVPEINETGVGVWTRTYTASEMESILAGKGINIGNIIDIEITKTSQYGRVLELTITGTEGTKKLEKEETRTIFSQTSQGSLPSRMYTVNGRGGAVIKDDGGEISTPNTDSSAENKGSQSVYVKSSSDMGEIDFDNAYIMGGGNSELVIGREVSGVHAIGKGNDITEIEGISEITVNDTQTFTAADDKFIFEGKGNGHGVGMSQYGANGMAAIGYKYDEILKYYYTGITVE